A genomic window from Glycine soja cultivar W05 chromosome 10, ASM419377v2, whole genome shotgun sequence includes:
- the LOC114371811 gene encoding peroxidase 12-like, translating to IHYLFHFDIILASISCRSAIFSFLLICIFLSVYNIKVCEAQAKPPTAKGLSYNFYDKSCPKLKSIVRSELKKVFNKDIAQAAGLLRLHFHDCFVQGCDGSVLLDGSASGPGEKEAPPNLTLRPEAFKIIENLRGLLEKSCGRVVSCSDITALTARDAVFLSGGPDYEIPLGRRDGLTFATRQVTLDNLPPPSSNASTILSSLATKNLDPTDVVALSGGHTIGISHCGSFTNRLYPTQDPVMDKTFGNNLRRTCPAANTDNTTVLDIRSPNTFDNKYYVDLMNRQGLFTSDQDLYTNTRTKGIVTDFAVNQSLFFDKFVFAMLKMGQLNVLTGNQGEIRANCSVRNANNKSLLTSVVQDVVETLIEM from the exons ATTCATTACCTTTTCCACTTTGATATCATCCTGGCTTCTATTTCTTGTAGGAGTGCTATTTTCAGCTTTCTTCTCATCTGCATCTTTCTTTCTGTTTACAATATCAAAGTGTGTGAGGCACAAGCCAAGCCTCCCACAGCGAAGGGGCTATCATATAACTTCTACGACAAAAGCTGTCCTAAGCTTAAATCTATCGTTAGATCAGAGCTCAAAAAGGTCTTCAACAAGGACATTGCTCAAGCTGCTGGCTTGCTTCGCCTTCACTTCCATGACTGCTTTGTTCAG GGTTGTGATGGGTCAGTGTTATTGGATGGATCAGCAAGTGGGCCGGGTGAGAAAGAAGCACCACCAAACTTGACTTTGAGACCTGAGGCCTTTAAGATAATCGAAAACCTTCGTGGTCTTTTAGAGAAGAGCTGTGGAAGAGTGGTCTCCTGCTCCGACATCACTGCCCTCACTGCACGAGATGCTGTTTTCCTT TCAGGAGGACCAGACTATGAGATTCCTTTGGGAAGGAGAGACGGGCTAACCTTTGCCACAAGACAAGTGACATTGGACAACCTTCCACCACCTTCAAGCAACGCCTCAACCATCCTAAGCTCCCTCGCCACCAAAAACCTCGACCCAACCGATGTCGTAGCCCTCTCAGGTGGCCACACCATAGGCATCAGCCACTGCGGTTCCTTCACCAACAGGCTCTACCCCACCCAAGACCCCGTCATGGACAAGACCTTCGGCAACAACCTCAGACGCACGTGCCCCGCCGCCAACACCGACAACACCACCGTTCTTGACATCCGATCCCCCAACACCTTCGACAACAAGTACTACGTTGACCTCATGAACCGCCAGGGCCTCTTCACCTCCGACCAAGACCTTTACACTAATACGAGGACTAAGGGCATTGTCACCGACTTTGCCGTTAACCAGAGCCTCTTCTTTGACAAGTTTGTGTTCGCTATGCTCAAGATGGGTCAGCTTAATGTGCTCACGGGGAATCAAGGGGAGATTCGTGCCAATTGCTCCGTTAGAAATGCCAATAACAAGTCCCTCTTGACTTCTGTGGTGCAAGACGTGGTCGAAACTTTGATAGAAATGTAA
- the LOC114372374 gene encoding probable serine/threonine-protein kinase At1g54610 has product MGCVQAKSLDLEESPEYRTLDRLKLDNGYVPSTDFVAHRRSTGQRHHEPNKEYERLHQHQRREQPRKQTNKLIESGVANGEGLHLNKGKVVGREGRRVTRRDDKKLENKCCFEDEMVDGWPKWLVDNVPTQVLAGLVPRSAESYKMIDKVGQGTYSNVYKALDRETGEIVALKKVKFNTSEPESIKFMAREIMILQRLDHPNVLKLKGLATSRMQYSIYLVFEFMQTDLARVIARPEERLTEPQVKCYMHQLLSGLQHCHERGILHRDIKGSNLLIDKNGMLKIADFGLANFYGPDRHRPLTSRVVTLWYRAPELLLGDTDYGVGVDLWSAGCLLAEMFTGIPIMPGRNEVEQLHKIFRLCGTPSEEYWRKLKLSTTFRPPKSYRPSLVETFKDLPPSSLGLLCTLLALDPAFRGSASKALKNQFFITSPLACDLSGLPVIVREDDELVQANEQIKYMNSKIRRSRTYLERRKNSTSKRPIEHTVSSKQELIRNAKPETFVPIEDTDSTSTSSSVNPGGAKDQSPFFLSPFGALDQKLSPKTHHHVNGGEKNIKNLPPLPKSKPNATKKDDIKYRPDHFFRSASTREFRYLKREERLLLEIDD; this is encoded by the exons ATGGGCTGTGTTCAGGCCAAGTCATTGGATTTGGAAGAAAGTCCCGAATACAGGACCCTAGACAGATTGAAGTTGGATAATGGCTATGTCCCAAGTACCGACTTTGTTGCTCATAGAAGATCCACCGGTCAAAGACATCATGAACCTAATAAGGAGTATGAAAGACTGCATCAGCATCAGAGAAGAGAACAACCCAGAAAGCAAACTAATAAACTTATTGAGTCTGGTGTTGCCAATGGTGAAGGGCTTCATCTTAATAAGGGCAAGGTGGTTGGTAGAGAGGGGAGGAGAGTCACACGTCGTGATGATAAGAAGTTGGAAAACAAGTGTTGCTTTGAGGATGAGATGGTTGATGGCTGGCCAAAGTGGTTGGTTGATAATGTTCCTACACAAGTGTTGGCTGGCTTGGTTCCCAGGAGTGCTGAATCCTACAAAATGATTGATAAG GTAGGACAAGGAACCTACAGCAATGTTTATAAAGCTCTGGATCGAGAAACAGGAGAAATTGTGGCCCTGAAGAAGGTTAAATTCAATACATCAGAGCCTGAAAGCATTAAGTTTATGGCAAGAGAAATTATGATACTACAGAGACTGGATCACCCCAATGTATTAAAACTCAAAGGATTAGCCACTTCAAGAATGCAGTACAGTATATACCTTGTTTTTGAGTTCATGCAAACAGATTTGGCAAGAGTTATTGCTCGTCCTGAAGAGAGACTAACCGAACCACAG GTCAAGTGCTATATGCATCAATTGCTTTCAGGTCTCCAGCACTGCCATGAAAGGGGAATTCTGCATCGAGACATAAAGGGGTCAAAccttttaattgataaaaatggGATGCTTAAGATTGCAGATTTTGGTCTTGCCAATTTTTATGGTCCAGATCGTCACCGGCCTCTCACAAGCCGGGTTGTGACACTATGGTACAGAGCTCCTGAGTTATTGTTAGGTGACACAGATTATGGAGTTGGTGTTGATCTATGGAGTGCTGGATGTCTCCTGGCAGAAATGTTTACAGGAATTCCAATCATGCCTGGCAGAAATGAG gttGAGCAGCTTCATAAAATTTTCCGGCTATGTGGCACACCATCAGAGGAGTATTGGAGAAAATTGAAACTTTCTACAACTTTTAGACCTCCAAAATCTTATAGACCTAGCCTTGTAGAAACCTTCAAGGATCTCCCTCCATCTTCTTTAGGTCTTTTATGCACTTTGCTTGCTTTGGATCCTGCATTCCGTGGCAGTGCATCTAAAGCTCTTAAAAATCAG TTTTTCATTACTAGCCCATTGGCATGTGACCTCTCTGGTCTGCCTGTTATCGTCAGAGAGGATGATGAGCTTGTTCAAGCCAATGAACAGATCAA GTACATGAACTCTAAAATCAGGCGTTCTCGTACATATCTGGAGCGTCGTAAGAATTCAACATCTAAGAGACCAATAGAACATACTGTATCTTCCAAACAG GAATTGATAAGGAATGCGAAACCTGAAACTTTTGTTCCAATTGAAGACACGGATAGCACTAGTACCTCATCTAGTGTAAACCCAGGAGGGGCTAAGGACCAATCACCTTTTTTTCTATCTCCATTTGGAGCTTTAGATCAAAAGCTATCTCCAAAAACCCATCACCATGTTAATGGTGGTGAAAAAAACATCAAGAACCTTCCTCCATTACCCAAGTCAAAACCAAATGCTACCAAGAAAGATGATATCAAATACAGACCAGACCACTTTTTCAGGTCAGCTTCCACCAGAGAATTTAGATACTTAAAAAGGGAGGAACGTTTACTCTTGGAAATTGATGATTAG
- the LOC114369581 gene encoding light-harvesting complex-like protein OHP2, chloroplastic has translation MSVASSFPCIKIPACSSSPTCTSSSTSSFRFSSSKPYAAVSIRNSQTEGPLRRPVAPPVREPSSSVPQPLKPSPPSQVPPQKASPVAGDDNNVITLEFQRQKAKELQEYFKQKKLEDANQGPFFGFIGKNEISNGRWAMFGFAVGLLTEYATGSDFVDQVKILLSNFGIVDLE, from the exons atgtctgTGGCATCTTCATTCCCATGCATCAAAATCCCAGCTTGTTCCTCCTCTCCAACATGCACATCTTCATCAACTTCATCATTTAGATTTTCTTCTTCCAAGCCTTATGCTGCTGTTTCTATAAGGAACTCTCAGACTGAAGGGCCTCTGAGAAGACCAGTGGCTCCTCCTGTGAGAGAACCATCAAGTAGTGTCCCTCAGCCACTGAAGCCTTCACCTCCTTCTCAGGTTCCGCCCCAGAAGGCTTCTCCTGTTGCTGGGGATGATAATAATGTCATTACATTAGAGTTTCAGAGGCAGAAGGCTAAGGAGCTTCAGGAGTATTTCAAACAGAAGAAGCTTGAAGATGCAAATCAGGGTCCTTTCTTTGGATTCATTGGCAAAAATGAGATTAGCAATGGAag ATGGGCAATGTTTGGTTTTGCTGTTGGATTGCTAACAGAGTATGCAACGGGATCAGATTTTGTTGATCAAGTAAAGATCCTTCTCTCGAATTTTGGAATAGTAGATTTGGAATGA
- the LOC114372375 gene encoding uncharacterized protein LOC114372375 → MEKSKSFPEYSCSYTEFGFSERSNSYNFNGPNQKGNGFSASSDPEIKRKKRIKAYNVLTVEGKLKTNVRNSFKWIKNKFSDIRYGV, encoded by the coding sequence ATGGAGAAAAGCAAGTCATTCCCTGAATACTCCTGCTCCTACACTGAATTTGGCTTCAGTGAAAGGTCCAACTCATATAATTTTAATGGTCCAAACCAGAAGGGAAATGGGTTTTCTGCATCAAGTGATCCAGAAATCAAGAGAAAGAAGAGGATCAAGGCCTACAATGTATTGACAGTGGAGGGAAAACTTAAAACAAATGTCAGAAACAGCTTCAAGTGGATCAAGAACAAGTTCAGCGACATTCGCTACGGTGTGTGA